In Deferribacter desulfuricans SSM1, the following are encoded in one genomic region:
- the gatA gene encoding Asp-tRNA(Asn)/Glu-tRNA(Gln) amidotransferase subunit GatA: MDLLNKTINELKTLLETKQISAYELNKFYLDRIKNIDTKIDSYLYLNESILDEAKIIDEKRARGEKLPEYAGIPIAIKDNMVTKGMPTTCASKILENFDSPYNATVVELLKEKGFLILGKLNMDEFAMGSSCENSYYKKTKNPWDLERVPGGSSGGSAAAVAARLAPATLGSDTGGSIRQPASLCNVCGLKPTYGRVSRYGLVAFASSLDQIGPLTHNVEDSALLLSIIGKHDEKDSTSAKFESKDYTANLNKDIKGLKIGVPKEFFGEGIQPEVKEKVLEAIKQFESLGCEIKEISLPHTEYAVAVYYIIATAEASSNLARYDGVRYGFRAEAEGLIDMYEKTRSIGFGDEVKRRIMLGTYVLSAGYYDAYYLKAQKVRTLIKNDYLNAFKEVDVIITPTSPTTAFKIGEKSSDPLQMYLSDIYTISLNLFGGCGISIPCGFDNNNLPIGLQIMGNYFEEEKVLNLAHKFQQITDFHKKLPSIAS; encoded by the coding sequence ATGGACTTGCTTAATAAAACAATCAATGAGCTAAAAACTCTTCTTGAAACAAAGCAAATATCTGCATATGAACTTAACAAGTTTTATTTAGACAGAATAAAAAATATCGACACAAAGATAGATTCCTATCTTTATTTAAATGAGTCAATTTTAGATGAAGCAAAAATTATCGATGAAAAAAGAGCGAGAGGGGAAAAACTACCTGAATATGCAGGTATCCCAATAGCAATAAAAGACAATATGGTAACGAAAGGGATGCCTACAACCTGTGCTTCCAAAATACTCGAAAATTTCGATTCCCCTTATAATGCCACAGTTGTGGAATTATTAAAAGAAAAGGGGTTTTTAATACTTGGGAAGCTCAACATGGATGAGTTTGCAATGGGTTCCTCATGTGAAAATTCCTATTACAAGAAAACTAAGAACCCATGGGATTTGGAAAGAGTCCCTGGTGGTTCATCTGGGGGCTCAGCTGCTGCTGTTGCTGCAAGATTAGCTCCAGCCACTTTGGGTAGTGATACAGGTGGTTCAATAAGACAACCAGCTTCACTATGTAATGTATGCGGTTTAAAACCAACTTACGGCAGAGTTTCAAGATATGGCTTAGTGGCTTTTGCTTCAAGTTTAGATCAGATAGGACCATTGACACATAATGTTGAAGATTCAGCTCTACTTCTTAGCATTATCGGAAAACATGATGAAAAAGATTCAACCTCTGCAAAATTTGAGTCAAAAGATTACACAGCAAATTTAAACAAAGATATAAAAGGTTTAAAAATAGGGGTTCCAAAAGAGTTCTTTGGAGAAGGGATACAACCTGAAGTAAAAGAAAAAGTATTAGAGGCAATAAAACAGTTTGAAAGTTTAGGATGTGAAATAAAAGAGATTTCACTCCCACATACAGAATACGCTGTTGCAGTTTACTATATTATTGCTACTGCTGAAGCTTCTAGTAACCTTGCAAGATATGATGGAGTCAGATACGGTTTTAGGGCAGAAGCAGAAGGCCTAATCGATATGTATGAAAAAACTAGATCAATTGGATTCGGAGACGAAGTAAAAAGAAGAATTATGCTTGGAACTTATGTTCTTAGTGCAGGTTATTACGATGCCTATTACTTAAAAGCACAAAAAGTAAGAACATTAATAAAAAATGACTACTTAAATGCTTTCAAAGAAGTAGATGTAATAATAACCCCAACATCCCCGACAACTGCATTTAAAATAGGGGAAAAATCATCAGATCCATTGCAAATGTATTTAAGTGATATTTATACCATATCATTAAACCTTTTTGGTGGCTGTGGGATCTCAATCCCATGTGGTTTTGACAACAACAATTTACCAATCGGATTACAGATAATGGGTAACTATTTTGAAGAGGAAAAAGTATTGAATCTTGCGCATAAATTCCAGCAAATAACGGATTTTCATAAAAAACTACCATCAATTGCTAGCTAA
- a CDS encoding bifunctional riboflavin kinase/FAD synthetase produces MEVIKDLSKWKIDSSTIITIGNFDGVHLGHQTIIKKVLSLAKEFNLKSGVVTFSPHPIKFFNKDIKLIMTERKKIKIFESLGIDYFFNLTFNESIANMDPEIFIREFLVKSLKASFIVVGYDYRFGRKRKGDYELLKMLETKYGYTAFKIPPVKIDDIIVSSTNIRSLLSKGDVELANKMLGRPFTLEGVVVKGDGYGRLLGYPTANLSVKNELIPANGIYATKTIINNKKYLSVTNIGIRPTLVNKNEVRVETHIFDFDEDIYDNFIEVEFHSYIREEKKFEDVNSLIKQIQKDCEKAKEILCR; encoded by the coding sequence ATGGAAGTTATAAAAGATTTATCAAAATGGAAGATTGACTCATCTACTATTATTACCATAGGTAATTTTGATGGTGTGCACCTTGGCCATCAAACTATCATTAAAAAGGTCCTATCTTTAGCAAAAGAGTTCAACCTAAAATCAGGAGTGGTTACTTTTTCTCCACACCCTATAAAATTTTTCAATAAAGATATCAAACTAATTATGACAGAAAGAAAGAAAATTAAAATTTTTGAAAGTTTGGGTATCGATTATTTTTTTAATCTAACTTTCAACGAAAGTATAGCAAACATGGATCCAGAGATTTTCATTAGAGAATTTCTTGTAAAATCGCTTAAAGCAAGTTTTATTGTGGTAGGTTATGATTATCGTTTTGGCAGAAAAAGAAAAGGTGATTATGAGCTACTGAAAATGCTGGAAACAAAATACGGATACACTGCTTTTAAAATACCACCTGTCAAAATAGATGATATCATTGTTTCATCCACAAACATCAGGTCTCTGTTATCAAAAGGGGATGTGGAACTTGCAAATAAAATGCTGGGACGCCCTTTTACATTAGAAGGGGTGGTAGTAAAAGGTGATGGATATGGCAGGTTATTAGGTTACCCAACTGCAAATTTATCTGTGAAAAATGAACTCATCCCGGCAAACGGTATCTATGCTACTAAAACCATTATAAACAATAAAAAATATTTGAGTGTTACAAACATTGGGATAAGACCAACATTAGTAAATAAAAACGAAGTTAGAGTAGAAACGCATATATTTGATTTCGATGAAGATATTTATGACAATTTCATAGAAGTGGAATTTCATTCGTATATAAGAGAAGAAAAAAAGTTTGAAGATGTAAATAGTTTAATAAAACAAATTCAAAAAGATTGTGAAAAAGCAAAGGAAATTTTATGTCGATAA
- the rimO gene encoding 30S ribosomal protein S12 methylthiotransferase RimO produces MSIKIASVSLGCPKNQVDLEVLLGKMTDEDFMLTNNPDEADAIIINTCGFIEPAVMEAVETILEFESYKEKGKKIIVTGCMVERYKNEFEKEFPFVDYYTGVGELKSVIDFLKNNSKPKQTEKNLYFSKNRVILNPQSFAYLKIADGCRNRCSYCTIPSIRGTQKSRKIEDILEEAQRLIDGGVKELILISQDTTKYGIDIYGSFMIKPLLEKLSSLEGDFYIRTLYLNPDGVDGELIDIILNNPKIINYFEIPIQHINDRILKLMNRKFNSSHIKKIFTLIKEKSEDAFIRTTFIVGFPSETEEEFNEIIDFLHEFKPDFAGFFPFYPEDGVKASTMDGQISKREKNKRVKQLEKIQKKITSERLKSLKKEKILCFAEKYNDDFDFIVEGRAIFQTPDIDGKVYIIDGVADSGVGPYLCKIKRVVYPDLYCKIESPYINEVTDEKSSC; encoded by the coding sequence ATGTCGATAAAAATAGCTTCAGTAAGTTTAGGTTGTCCAAAAAACCAAGTGGACCTTGAGGTTCTCCTTGGTAAAATGACTGATGAAGATTTTATGCTTACAAATAATCCAGATGAAGCTGACGCAATTATTATAAACACATGCGGTTTTATTGAACCAGCAGTAATGGAAGCTGTGGAAACAATTTTAGAATTTGAATCATACAAAGAAAAAGGGAAAAAAATTATAGTAACTGGATGTATGGTTGAAAGATACAAAAATGAGTTTGAAAAAGAATTCCCTTTTGTGGACTATTATACAGGTGTGGGAGAACTAAAATCTGTTATAGATTTTCTAAAAAATAATTCTAAACCTAAGCAAACAGAAAAAAATTTATACTTTTCTAAAAACAGAGTTATTCTCAATCCGCAAAGCTTTGCATATCTTAAAATTGCGGATGGTTGTAGGAATAGGTGCTCTTACTGCACTATTCCATCAATACGGGGAACTCAAAAATCTAGAAAAATCGAAGATATATTAGAGGAAGCACAAAGATTAATAGATGGAGGAGTAAAAGAGCTTATACTCATCTCTCAAGATACCACTAAATATGGGATAGATATCTACGGCTCTTTTATGATAAAACCTCTATTGGAAAAACTTTCATCTTTAGAAGGTGATTTCTATATTAGAACCCTTTACTTAAACCCTGATGGTGTAGATGGAGAGCTTATCGATATAATACTAAATAACCCTAAAATTATAAATTATTTTGAAATACCTATCCAACACATAAATGACAGAATATTAAAGCTAATGAATAGAAAGTTCAACTCATCCCATATCAAAAAAATATTTACACTAATTAAGGAAAAAAGTGAGGATGCATTTATAAGAACCACATTTATTGTTGGTTTCCCATCTGAAACTGAAGAAGAATTTAATGAGATAATAGATTTTCTGCATGAATTTAAACCAGATTTTGCTGGATTTTTCCCATTTTATCCAGAAGATGGAGTAAAAGCTTCTACTATGGATGGACAAATTTCTAAAAGAGAAAAGAATAAAAGAGTGAAGCAACTTGAAAAAATTCAAAAAAAGATAACTTCAGAAAGGCTCAAATCTCTCAAAAAAGAAAAAATACTCTGCTTTGCAGAAAAATATAATGACGACTTTGATTTTATTGTAGAGGGTAGAGCTATCTTTCAAACACCTGATATAGATGGTAAAGTATATATCATAGATGGTGTTGCTGACTCAGGAGTTGGACCATATTTATGCAAGATAAAAAGGGTTGTATATCCTGATTTATATTGTAAAATAGAATCTCCATACATAAATGAGGTTACAGATGAAAAAAGTTCTTGTTAG
- a CDS encoding outer membrane protein assembly factor BamD — protein MKKVLVSFIITLLLFACAGKKEINKDAATYFKEGLTYFQNKKYEKAAAAFEEALKKADTPELAAKAQLFLADSYYLDEKYDDAIAAYKSYLELYENQPDAKRALLRLGLSYYAMLQPIDRDQSYTREAYNTFLKLNAKYPEFSKKYNIPAKLRKLKNMLAEKDFYVAKFYVRIGEDKAAIVRLEKILKEYKDTKVYPEAALLYAKVLINIKKPDKAVSVLSQLLKERKDPRLLPEINKILKDLKKHLG, from the coding sequence ATGAAAAAAGTTCTTGTTAGTTTTATAATAACACTGTTACTCTTTGCATGCGCAGGTAAAAAAGAGATAAACAAAGATGCTGCAACGTACTTTAAAGAAGGCTTAACTTACTTTCAAAACAAAAAATATGAAAAAGCTGCAGCTGCATTTGAAGAAGCATTAAAAAAAGCTGACACGCCCGAATTGGCTGCAAAAGCTCAGCTCTTTTTGGCTGACTCATACTATTTAGACGAAAAATATGATGATGCAATTGCTGCATACAAATCCTATCTCGAATTATATGAAAATCAGCCAGATGCAAAAAGAGCACTACTAAGACTAGGGTTATCATATTATGCTATGTTACAACCAATCGACAGAGATCAATCTTACACTAGAGAAGCTTACAATACCTTTTTAAAATTAAATGCAAAATATCCTGAATTCTCAAAAAAATATAATATCCCTGCAAAACTTAGAAAATTGAAAAATATGCTCGCAGAAAAAGATTTCTATGTAGCAAAATTTTATGTAAGGATCGGTGAAGATAAAGCTGCAATAGTAAGGTTGGAAAAAATATTAAAAGAATACAAAGACACAAAAGTTTATCCAGAGGCAGCTCTTTTATATGCAAAAGTATTAATTAATATTAAAAAGCCTGATAAAGCTGTTTCAGTCCTTAGCCAGTTATTAAAGGAAAGAAAAGACCCAAGATTACTACCTGAAATAAATAAGATACTAAAGGACTTAAAGAAGCATTTGGGGTAA
- a CDS encoding tetratricopeptide repeat protein: MENNNYFYFYEKGKEEFLAGDYEKARQYLEKFLKYKDNFADVYNFLGFIYYISNDLNRAIDFYEKAIELNPYYTEALMNITVIYHSIGEYEKAEKYFKMLKENKNIKGIADKHCIGKLANIHAELAKKYLSLFMYDEALEEYEKALKLAPEFPDIRLAYANALRDANKLEEAIFQYDQVLIRKPKYIEALINQAITFYKLGYLGFALEALKKAKLIDANNKNLQAFLYLLENSKEVE, encoded by the coding sequence ATGGAAAACAACAATTACTTTTATTTTTATGAAAAAGGTAAAGAAGAGTTCTTAGCCGGAGATTATGAAAAAGCAAGACAATATTTAGAAAAATTTCTCAAATACAAAGATAACTTTGCAGATGTTTATAATTTTTTAGGTTTTATATATTATATTTCCAATGATCTTAACAGAGCAATTGACTTTTACGAAAAAGCCATAGAGTTAAACCCATATTATACTGAAGCATTAATGAATATCACAGTTATTTATCATAGCATTGGAGAATACGAAAAAGCTGAAAAGTATTTTAAGATGTTAAAAGAGAACAAGAATATTAAAGGGATTGCTGACAAACACTGTATAGGTAAACTTGCTAATATACATGCAGAATTAGCTAAAAAATATTTGTCTCTTTTTATGTATGATGAAGCCCTGGAAGAATATGAAAAGGCATTAAAGCTTGCACCAGAATTTCCTGATATCAGACTTGCATATGCAAACGCTTTAAGAGATGCTAATAAACTGGAAGAAGCCATATTTCAATATGACCAGGTGTTAATAAGAAAACCAAAATACATTGAAGCCTTAATAAATCAAGCAATAACATTTTATAAACTTGGTTATCTAGGGTTTGCCCTAGAAGCATTAAAAAAAGCAAAACTTATCGATGCTAATAATAAAAACTTACAAGCATTTTTATATCTATTAGAAAACTCAAAGGAGGTTGAATAA